From the genome of Blautia hydrogenotrophica DSM 10507:
CGCCCCACGGCGGACAGGGCTGCCTCGCCCCTCATATACTCAGACATTTAAGGAGAAAGGTGTGGATTACTCTTCCACACCTTTATTTTTCAAATAATCAATTACTGCTCCAACCGTTGTCAGATCTGTCAACTCCTCCGCAGGAATCTCCACAGAATACTTGTCCTCCAAGCTCATTACCAATTCAAACAAATCCAAAGAATCTGCTCCCAGATCATCTTTAAAATTTGTCTCCAAAGTAATAGAATCAGCATCACAGTTCAATTGTTCAGCAATGATTTCCTTCATGTTCTCTAACATTTTTCATATCTCCTTTTTCTCATCAATCATCTGCATTTCAGCAATTATTTTGATGCTCAAAGTATATATTCTGCTTTCTGATTTGTCAAGACATATTTCAGATTTTTCCAAAATTCCGATAACGATTCAACCCTGCACAAAGTTAAAAAATCTGAGTTCAAACTTGTTTGAAAACAAAGATTTTTTTATTCTTTATATTTGACGTTTAGCCATAAGCGAGGATTTAGCCGCATATGCTGTGACATAAGCTGCGTAGCAGCTAATTCGAGCTGTTATGGCTGAACTGTTACTAATTCCGGCGTTACGTAGCCATGACTGATGGTGCTCAACTTCTTCCTGCACCTATTCACAGACAAAGCTCACATATCTTCGACACCAACAGACACTAATGTCTCTGTCCGCTGACAGCAATCTGCTTCCTAGACTCTTCCTCCACTTCCTGCAGCTTAATTTGGTGAGAAACTCCCAGGGCAATTCCCATCTCGGCCATGAGAAACAGAATCGAAGTACCTCCGTAGCTGACAAAAGGCAACGTCACACCCGTCGTTGGGATAATGTTGGTTACCACGCAGATGTTTAAAATCACCTGCAAAGCAATATGTATCATAATT
Proteins encoded in this window:
- the acpP gene encoding acyl carrier protein is translated as MLENMKEIIAEQLNCDADSITLETNFKDDLGADSLDLFELVMSLEDKYSVEIPAEELTDLTTVGAVIDYLKNKGVEE